In the genome of Botrytis cinerea B05.10 chromosome 5, complete sequence, one region contains:
- the Bcpks21 gene encoding Bcpks21: MAEYSPKIEPLAIIGLSFKFPQGMETAESLWEGLASNRSAWSPFPKSRLNFDGIYDPDTGRLNSFPLKGAHFVDGDLGAFDAPFFTIGPNEAAEIDPQSRILLEVTYRALENAGIPINKIANSNTSVYTGSFGDDYKSFFTKDPQFGGQYSESSVSTNMLANRISWCFDLRGESINMDTACSSTLVAFHTACQKLRNNESEMVIVAGSNLFLSPDIAMSLNNQKFLSPDGRCWSFDEKANGYGRGEGFGVLIVKRLSDALENNDTIRAVIRATGTNQDGRTPGIVQPSRSSQAQLIRDVYDKAGLDMSQTHYVEAHGTGTPVGDPIEAGAIADAFSHARSADSPLYLGTIKSNIGHLEGTSGLAGLIKSVLMLEHRMIPGIAGLENVNHSIAAEHPHLKFPKSLIPWPSDGLCRLSINSFGFGGTNAHVIMEDAIGHLKLREEVLIHKQMNVNLDLSYNVRRILVFSSQDENGVKRLESAYNMHWSRMSKDDFSDSYMNRLSYTLSNRRSAFLWRSFATFNSGNDLITGIKFSHAIRAISQPHLAFCFTGQGAQWYAMSRGIQSNVFRQSLIEISELLEEMGCLWSLQAELSRDEKTSRVNRPEFSQPICTAIQIALVDLLESFGLRPSVVFGHSSGEIAAAYSIGALDKRSAMSIAYHRGLLSSEIAEDKSIQGGMLSVGLSAQEVLPYLANVKAKFGYSGIIIGCINSPSNVTITGDIEHINYLRETLGKESIFSRKLLVGVAYHSNHMNSVASAYSEQLSSLSAREPTRPTLMISSVTGKVVSSEELLQSSYWVKNMISPVRFLDAVTCATSLCIPEDIMIPYDNLKDSFNDVLEIGPHSVLQGPLKDTFKQLGKAPAIEYHSVLIRNVDATTSMFEALGNLYCRGHSLNIQALNDQNSKGTCSLTPLTDLPEYSFDHSRSYWRESHISEGHRFRKIPRNDFLGTPVPDWNPQEAKWRRRIRLSEDPWIEDHNISNACILPASAMLVMAIEAAKTMAKLRSNKPISGFIIRDFVVSRAFTIPSDLDGAEMEFYFRPCGLASDREITWSDFRIYTPENKDWVELCRGQVRVTHMEVENEVDNGVEHYLNDEYHRMELLRIRASSCQEVDMERFYPILKENGINFGSSHQTILSGAYGQNMECFGEITLDSWKLKKRELQQTTFTIHPTSLDGLFQLGLLGLVGKATKINPSVIVGLRKLWIAEGKINVPDSSMMPAYAKSAMNGSTTTLIDAVAFDKEASNPLIIIDGLEGKILEQSEKSGDTQDRHISWNFDYRPDIDLLSKNELIQYVSSSYGTQPAPFKLDHDVKLLLYLCILRTLNQLTDSEVAELKPHHSKYFEWMQYEKSKLFNSDMRNGLVNIREHIDDDAFYEKLLNRLNHTNARGKLYAILAKNLHEILTGKIDALEIMFKEPLAKEYYRELNRSTNSLFKTLAYLDTLVHKHPDMNILEIGAGTGGITNYLLDVLAQNGARNPRVGTPRFAHYTYTDISAGFFEGSAPLFENFSDMVTFKVLDIEKDPAHQGFEAGSYDCIIADNVLHATQDLEITMKNVRKLLKPGGKLLLFELTVPEVVRTNFAFGLLPGWWRFNDKYRTLSAGISDEVWDEVLKNTGFSGIDFNFKDYDENECHEHSVLVSTSCDDFTNTNPLPSTIAILDPKSNLQIKTYEILREKLQSLGTTDIVSATLSEAINFKENQPFVIVLLELDRPFFREMTESEFEELKTMVLTFENILWACRGGGDRPDSPDYALVQGVFRALRMENLRLKFISLSFETSSTHATHLANKVFEVYRKSFNESVNDYEQEYVERNGMICIDRVVDADYMNQKLATTADEILRRDCEFSTAPPVALSIKTPGLLDTLEFIQDGTSDRDLAADVIEIKVEASGVNFRDCLIALGRIPSTSFGFECSGTVSRTGCRATEWKIGDRVCASTSGTYQTYARCKTSNVIPIPDKMSFIEAAAIPVVFMTAYYALMHVAQLKKHESVLIHSAAGGTGQAAIQVAKLLGAEIFVTVGSESKKNLLISLYQIPVDHIFYSRDSIFVNGIKRMTGDHGGVDVILNSLSGDLLVDTWQCIAPFGRFLEIGKKDILANGNLPMLPFSRNASFHAIDLNEAQKYRPGLLIDLQRSITTLLSDNKIRPPQPIQVYGIGEIEKAFRYLQSGRNSGKTVIQVREHDVIKTSLRKPLNWTFSENATYIIAGGLGGIGRSTAQWMADRGAKNLVLLSRYGPTSEEASQCVAKLQAQGVRVEIPQCDIADFKSLELVLNCIRRTMPLIKGCIQSAMVLRSSVFENMSYSDWREASDCKVSGTWNLHTLLPKGLDHFIVYSSIFGAIGGTASVNYSAACAYQDALVHYRNKIGEKATTFNLGVMIDDGVLRDNMAVRTALLGTGYLVGIKQKELSALLEHHCDAFLSVPKTPLKSQIIVGIDTPLSIKARGIDIPTVMKLPKFKGTWNINGKGRKDMKEGAISDVASQLHGVNSRVEAASIITNALMEKLTVALAIPLKNLDPSQPMYIYGVDSLIAVELRNWFSQKLDADVAIFEILGEITFQKIGFLVASKSKLVESILAETYNLK, from the exons ATGGCTGAGTATTCCCCTAAAATCGAGCCATTAGCCATTATCGGCCTATCATTTAAGTTTCCTCAAGGCATGGAAACTGCTGAATCCCTCTGGGAGGGGCTAGCTAGCAATCGATCAGCCTGGTCACCATTCCCTAAGAGCCGGTTAAACTTTGACGGTATTTACGACCCAGATACTGGAAGATTGAACAGC TTTCCTCTGAAAGGTGCACATTTTGTGGATGGCGATCTAGGCGCATTCGATGCTCCATTTTTCACAATCGGGCCTAATGAAGCGGCAGAGATTGACCCTCAATCTCGTATATTGCTCGAAGTAACTTATCGAGCGCTAGAAAATG CGGGGATAccaataaataaaatagcCAATTCAAATACATCTGTATACACGGGGAGCTTTGGAGATGACTACAAATCTTTCTTTACCAAAGACCCTCAATTTGGTGGCCAGTATTCAGAAAGCTCTGTGTCAACCAATATGCTTGCTAATCGGATCAGCTGGTGCTTTGACTTACGTGGTGAGTCCATCAACATGGACACAGCTTGTTCTAGTACTCTCGTCGCATTTCACACCGCATGTCAGAAGCTACGAAATAATGAATCCGAAATG GTTATTGTAGCTGGTtcaaatttgtttttaagTCCAGATATAGCTATGTCATTAAACAACCAGAAATTTCTATCACCAGATGGAAGATGCTGGAGTTTTGATGAGAAAGCGAATGGGTATGGTCGTGGCGAAGGGTTTGGGGTGTTGATAGTGAAGCGTTTGAGTGATGCACTTGAGAACAACGATACAATACGAGCTGTCATTCGAGCAACAGGAACAAACCAAGACGGACGAACGCCAGGTATTGTTCAACCAAGTAGAAGTAGCCAAGCGCAGCTCATTCGAGATGTGTATGATAAAGCTGGTTTGGACATGAGCCAGACGCACTATGTGGAGGCACATGGCACGGGAACACCTGTCGGAG ATCCAATAGAGGCAGGAGCCATTGCTGACGCATTCAGTCACGCTCGCTCCGCTGATTCTCCTTTATATTTAGGAACCATCAAATCGAACATCGGTCATCTGGAGGGCACCAGTGGTTTAGCAGGTCTCATTAAGAGCGTTTTAATGCTTGAACATAGGATGATTCCAGGAATCGCAGGACTCGAAAATGTCAACCATTCTATCGCAGCAGAGCATCCACATCTAAAG TTTCCAAAAAGCCTCATACCATGGCCATCAGATGGCTTATGTCGTCTGTCAATCAACTCATTCGGATTTGGAGGCACAAATGCCCACGTGATAATGGAGGATGCGATTGGTCATCTCAAACTTCGAGAAGAGGTTCTTATTCACAAACAGATGAACGtaaatttggatttgagcTATAACGTTCGGAGAATTTTAGTGTTCTCATCTCAAGACGAGAATGGCGTCAAACGACTCGAATCGGCATACAACATGCATTGGTCCCGAATGAGCAAAGACGATTTTAGCGATTCATACATGAACAGGCTTAGCTACACGTTGAGTAACCGAAGAAGCGCTTTCTTATGGAGATCATTTGCAACATTCAACTCCGGGAACGATTTGATAACTGGGATCAAGTTTTCACATGCCATACGTGCCATATCTCAGCCACATCTTGCATTCTGTTTTACAGGACAAGGCGCTCAATGGTATGCTATGTCTCGGGGAATTCAGTCCAACGTTTTTAGACAAAGTCTTATAGAGATATCTGAGCTTCttgaggagatgggatgtTTGTGGTCACTCCAAG CCGAGCTTTCACGGGATGAAAAAACTTCCAGAGTGAATAGACCAGAATTTAGCCAGCCGATTTGTACTGCAATACAAATCGCTTTAGTTGATCTTTTAGAGAGTTTTGGACTTCGACCTTCTGTGGTATTTGGACATTCATCCGGCGAGATAGCTGCTGC ATATAGTATCGGTGCTCTAGATAAACGCTCTGCTATGAGTATCGCTTATCATAGAGGGTTGCTATCGTCTGAAATAGCTGAAGATAAAAGTATTCAAGGCGGAATGCTTTCAGTTGGTCTATCTGCACAAGAAGTCCTGCCGTACCTCGCCAACGTCAAAGCCAAATTTGGATACTCTGGGATTATAATAGGATGCATCAATAGTCCTAGTAATGTCACCATTACAGGTGACATCGAACATATAAACTACCTCCGTGAGACTCTCGGAAAAGAAAGTATCTTCTCCCGGAAATTGTTGGTTGGTGTCGCATATCATTCCAACCACATGAATTCTGTGGCTTCAGCATATTCGGAGCAATTAAGTAGCTTGTCTGCACGGGAACCCACAAGACCTACCCTCATGATTTCTTCAGTTACAGGAAAAGTGGTCAGCAGTGAGGAGCTACTTCAATCAAGCTATTGGGTTAAGAATATGATATCCCCGGTGAGATTTCTCGATGCAGTTACTTGTGCTACTTCATTATGCATACCGGAAGACATAATGATTCCGTACGATAATTTAAAAGACAGTTTCAATGATGTGCTGGAAATTGGACCACACTCAGTATTACAAGGGCCTTTAAAGGACACCTTCAAACAATTGGGCAAGGCTCCGGCTATAGAATATCATTCCGTCCTGATACGCAATGTTGATGCAACTACTTCGATGTTTGAAGCACTTGGGAATCTTTATTGTCGTGGTCATAGCCTAAATATTCAAGCTTTGAACGATCAGAATTCTAAGGGAACTTGTTCCCTAACTCCGCTAACAGACTTGCCAGAGTATTCTTTTGACCATTCAAGATCATACTGGCGTGAATCTCACATCAGTGAAGGTCATAGATTTCGCAAAATTCCTCGCAATGACTTCCTTGGGACTCCAGTACCAGACTGGAACCCACAGGAAGCCAAATGGAGACGCCGAATTAGACTCTCAGAGGATCCTTGGATCGAGGATCACAATATATCTAATGCATGCATTCTTCCCGCATCTGCTATGCTTGTTATGGCAATAGAAGCAGCGAAGACAATGGCTAAATTGAGATCTAATAAACCCATTTCTGGTTTCATTATTCGAGACTTCGTCGTGTCACGGGCGTTCACCATTCCTTCCGATTTAGATGGAGCCGAAATGGAATTTTACTTTCGACCATGCGGACTTGCTTCTGACCGAGAAATAACCTGGTCAGACTTCCGAATATACACTCCCGAGAACAAAGACTGGGTCGAGTTATGTCGAGGACAAGTCCGAGTAACCCATATGGAGGTTGAAAATGAGGTTGACAATGGAGTGGAACACTACTTGAATGATGAATATCATCGAATGGAACTCTTGCGTATCCGCGCATCCAGCTGCCAAGAAGTGGATATGGAAAGGTTCTACCCGATCctgaaagaaaatggaattaATTTTGGATCCTCTCATCAGACTATCCTAAGTGGTGCATATGGTCAGAACATGGAGTGCTTTGGTGAGATTACACTCGATagttggaaattgaaaaaaagagaacTCCAACAAACAACTTTCACCATTCATCCTACCTCACTTGATGGACTGTTTCAGCTAGGTCTATTAGGTTTGGTGGGAAAGGCTACGAAGATAAATCCGAGTGTAATAGTTGGGCTTCGCAAATTATGGATCGCCGAAGGAAAGATCAACGTTCCCGATTCATCCATGATGCCTGCGTACGCAAAGTCTGCAATGAATGGTTCGACAACCACTCTGATAGATGCCGTGGCATTTGATAAAGAAGCATCCAACCCTTTGATAATTATCGATGGACTGGAAGGCAAGATCTTAGAGCAGTCGGAAAAGTCAGGTGATACACAGGATCGGCATATCTCCTGGAATTTTGATTACAGGCCGGATATTGACCTCCTTTCCAAGAACGAGTTAATTCAATATGTTTCCTCTTCATACGGTACTCAGCCTGCTCCTTTCAAACTGGATCATGATGTCAAGTTGCTTTTGTATCTCTGTATCCTGAGAACATTGAATCAGCTAACCGACTCTGAAGTTGCTGAGCTGAAGCCCCACCACAGTAAATACTTCGAATGGATGCAATACGAAAAAAGCAAGCTTTTCAATTCAGATATGCGCAACGGGTTGGTCAATATAAGAGAGCATATAGATGACGATGCATTCTACGAAAAACTTTTGAACCGTCTGAACCATACAAATGCGAGAGGGAAACTTTATGCGATACTCGCAAAGAATCTTCACGAAATTCTCACGGGGAAGATCGATGCTCTTGAAATCATGTTCAAGGAACCATTAGCGAAAGAGTATTATAGAGAGCTAAATAGATCTACCAATAGCTTATTCAAAACTCTCGCGTATCTCGACACTCTCGTCCACAAGCATCCGGACATGAACatattggagattggggCCGGCACGGGGGGTATTACAAACTATCTTCTGGATGTTCTTGCACAGAACGGCGCTCGTAATCCTCGTGTTGGTACTCCTCGATTTGCTCACTATACATACACAGATATTTCTGCTGGTTTCTTCGAAGGTTCAGCTCCTTTATTCGAGAATTTTTCCGACATGGTTACTTTCAAAGTACTGGATATCGAGAAAGATCCAGCACATCAAGGATTTGAAGCCGGGAGCTATGATTGTATAATTGCAGACAATGTTCTTCACGCAACTCAGGACCTCGAAATTACGATGAAGAATGTCAGAAAATTGTTGAAACCAGGAGGAAAGCTTttactttttgaattgaCAGTTCCAGAGGTTGTCCGCACAAATTTCGCGTTTGGTCTGCTCCCTGGATGGTGGCGCTTTAACGACAAGTATCGTACTTTGAGTGCTGGTATCTCAGATGAGGTATGGGATGAAGTACTAAAGAATACTGGGTTTTCTGGTATTGACTTCAACTTCAAAGActatgatgagaatgaatgcCATGAACATAGTGTACTAGTATCCACATCTTGTGACGATTTCACAAACACAAACCCGCTCCCTTCTACGATTGCTATACTCGATCCGAAATCCAATTTACAAATTAAAACTTACGAAATACTGCGTGAGAAATTACAATCTTTAGGAACCACAGATATTGTTTCGGCAACCCTCAGTGAGgccatcaatttcaaagaaaacCAGCCATTTGTTATTGTTCTTTTGGAACTTGACAGGCCTTTTTTTCGAGAAATGACCGAGTCCGAGTTTGAAGAACTCAAAACAATGGTTTTGacttttgagaatattcTATGGGCTTGCAGGGGCGGAGGAGACAGGCCTGATTCGCCAGATTATGCTCTCGTTCAAGGTGTTTTCCGAGCACTGCGAATGGAAAACCTAAGGCTCAAAtttatctctctctcattcGAGACTTCCTCGACCCACGCAACGCATCTCGCGAACAAAGTTTTCGAGGTCTACCGAAAATCCTTCAATGAAAGTGTGAACGACTACGAGCAGGAATATGTAGAACGCAATGGTATGATTTGCATCGACAGAGTGGTTGATGCAGACTACATGAATCAGAAGCTTGCTACTACAGCAGACGAAATATTACGCCGGGACTGTGAATTTTCCACCGCACCTCCTGTCGCTCTCAGTATCAAGACTCCTGGTCTACTAGACACGCTCGAGTTCATTCAGGATGGTACTTCGGATAGGGATCTAGCCGCAGACGTAATCGAGATCAAAGTTGAAGCCAGTGGTGTTAATTTCAGAGACTGTCTAATCGCACTGGGGAGGATACCAAGCACGAGCTTCGGTTTCGAGTGCTCGGGTACCGTTTCTCGCACTGGATGCCGTGCAACTGAATGGAAGATAGGTGATAGAGTGTGTGCAAGCACAAGTGGAACTTATCAAACCTATGCTCGTTGCAAGACGAGTAATGTTATTCCTATCCCCGATAAAATGTCTTTTATTGAAGCGGCCGCGATCCCGGTGGTATTTATGACAGCATACTACGCTCTTATGCATGTAGCTCAATTGAAGAAACACGAATCGGTTCTGATACATTCTGCAGCGGGTGGAACAGGTCAAGCTGCGATTCAGGTAGCGAAACTCCTGGGCGCTGAGATTTTTGTGACTGTGGGATCTGAGTCGAAGAAGAACTTGCTTATTAGTCTGTATCAAATACCGGTGGATCACATTTTCTATAGTCGCGATTCTATATTCGTCAATGGCATCAAAAGAATGACTGGTGATCATGGCGGCGTCGATGTTATCTTGAACTCGCTCAGCGGCGACCTTCTCGTGGATACATGGCAATGCATAGCGCCATTTGGACGATTTCTCGAAATTGGCAAGAAAGATATCTTAGCGAATGGAAACCTACCCATGCTTCCATTCTCTAGAAATGCCTCTTTTCATGCCATTGATTTGAACGAGGCCCAGAAATATCGACCCGGACTCCTCATAGATCTTCAAAGAAGTATCACTACTCTACTTTCCGACAATAAGATCCGACCACCGCAACCTATCCAAGTTtatggaattggagagattgaaaaggCTTTTAGGTACCTACAAAGCGGGAGAAACTCGGGTAAGACAGTCATTCAAGTCCGGGAACATGATGTAATCAAG ACTTCCCTTAGAAAACCACTTAACTGGACTTTTTCAGAAAACGCAACCTACATTATCGCCGGAGGACTTGGTGGTATTGGACGAAGTACTGCACAATGGATGGCGGACCGAGGGGCAAAAAATCTAGTCTTGCTTTCACGATATGGACCCACATCAGAAGAGGCATCACAATGCGTTGCCAAACTACAGGCTCAAGGGGTACGGGTAGAAATACCTCAATGCGATATCGCTGATTTCAAATCCCTCGAGTTGGTTCTAAATTGTATACGTAGAACAATGCCGCTTATTAAGGGGTGTATACAATCCGCCATGGTATTAAGA AGTAGTGTTTTCGAAAACATGTCCTACTCGGACTGGAGAGAAGCAAGCGACTGCAAAGTTTCCGGAACCTGGAACTTACATACTCTCCTTCCAAAAGGCTTGGATCACTTTATTGTGTACTCTTCCATCTTTGGTGCTATTGGTGGGACAGCGTCTGTAAACTATAGCGCCGCTTGTGCCTACCAAGATGCATTAGTACATTACCGCAATAAGATCGGCGAGAAAGCTACGACCTTTAACCTAGGTGTTATGATAGACGATGGCGTTTTGAGAGACAACATGGCGGTGAGGACTGCGCTACTTGGTACTGGATACCTAGTTGGTATAAAGCAAAAAGAGTTGTCTGCTTTGCTTGAACATCACTGTGATGCGTTCTTGAGTGTACCGAAGACTCCATTGAAGTCCCAGATCATTGTTGGTATCGACACCCCTTTGTCGATAAAGGCACGGGGCATTGACATTCCCACCGTGATGAAACTCCCAAAATTCAAGGGAACATGGAATATCAACGGAAAAGGGAGAAAAGACATGAAAGAAGGTGCGATCTCTGACGTGGCCAGCCAATTACATGGCGTGAATTCTCGAGTGGAAGCGGCTAGCATTATTACTAATGCATTGATGGAAAAATTAACTGTTGCGCTGGCCATTCCTCTAAAGAATCTAGATCCCTCTCAGCCCATGTATATCTATGGGGTAGATTCGCTAATCGCTGTTGAGCTGAGAAATTGGTTTAGCCAGAAGCTGGACGCTGATGTTGCGATTTTTGAGATCTTAGGAGAGATAACATTCCAGAAAATTGGTTTTTTGGTTGCAAGTAAAAGTAAGCTAGTGGAGTCAATTTTAGCAGAGACTTATAATTTGAAGTAA